The following is a genomic window from Cryptococcus decagattii chromosome 2, complete sequence.
TTTCGTCGAGCAATAAGTAGAGATTTTAAATATCAAAATGAGAAAGTTGTTATCATTGCGGATAGTATGGAGGGCGTATAGACGGGCGGTCAGAGGCCAGATAGAAGTGTGAATAGGCGGGAAGGTCGAATAGAATTGCGGATAAAAGTGCGGATAGCATAGAACGAAGGGCAGAATGGGTTGATTATATTTTGTAGATCCTCCGTTGTTACAAGAGGTTATTTTTTATAATTAATTATccaagaagggaagaaatAAATAATAGTGGAAGGTGCGGCTCGCGGCTTTTGCCGACAATGATGCAGCGTCCATCAGTAATCATAACATGGTCGACGACAACTGCGTGGAAGACGATCCTTGCTTTGCTTTGAGATGGTCTTCCAAGCTCAGCATCTATAGATGTCTTATCATCAACGCAGTCTATCTTCCCGCCTATACCATGTCAGCATCATATTCATGTGAGCATTTGTCCAAAACGCTTTGATCCATTGAAAGCTCGCTGACCCCCATCGCAAACTTGGGTATAGCGTAAAAGAGCACGAGTGATGTATCGAATACAGGCACATATTTCTGTTCTGTCCTCATGCAGAAGGCCGGCCAAACCGGTCGCCAGAGAGCGCAGCTGCTGCCGCTGAAGGATGGTAATAAAACGGCCGCGACCTTGCGCGTTATCCGtgcttttctttttcgcTATATATCCCTGGCAAGTCTGGAAGGTGAGCCCTTTGAACCCTATGGTTCCAGACGGCGTTTTCAACTTTTAAGCTGATCCTTCCTATTCATAGCTTTTAATGAACTATTTTCAATTTCCCTCAAAGACACGACGTTTAACGAATGGAGGGATTGCGAGATCCGCTGTTCCGGTGGGACAGCACCTATTGCCCCTCCACGAGCCCTTGCGTTCCTCCAAAAGGTCGACGATGGTCCGTCGGTAGAGCCATTCCCACTTTCGAGTCGACGTCGGGGCCAAGAACAATCCCCCGGGGTCCCTCCGAGCGACCAGGAAGAATACTGGTTACCTAGGCAACCTATGGTGCACCCGCAGTAGTTGGTTGGCAATCAATTTCTCTTCTTAATGGTGATTCAGCATTCacccaaaaaaaaaacaagtATTGTGGGCAAATTTCCTGCACCAGTCGCATCTCCACCCTGTACAATTCCCCATAACTCGACGAGCTAAAGCTAGAGTATGAACGACGCGGAAAAGCATAGGTTCAACGATATTGTCTTCCATCTGCCCACCCTATCAGACAGTATTGTCAAGCTTGAAAGAACAAtaaggaggatggggaCGAGGAGAACAAAACGTTTGTACCAACTTGAGCTGGGTCGGCAGCAAGTCTAAAATTAGATAAATTAGATTGAGATTCTATGCAATATCTACCTTTTATTTTCCCCAGTGCAGGTGGCATCATCAAGAAACAGTGCATGCCGCGTACCCGGTACTCGTACTCGTATATGGATAGACCCGGTTGAACAGATAATTTATAATTTGAAAGACGGACATGGGGAAAGCATAAGATTGTGGATTTACAGTTTTGGGATCTACAAAAGGGTTAGATGAAAGAACGGGCaagaggaaaagacgaACCCGTAAAGTCTTGCTGACCATCATGGCTCCCCAGAGGGCAAAGAGGGCGCTGACGACATGTACTTGTCCCGATCCCCCGTCTTCACCCCAAAGGGTGACCACGCCAAAGGGCACGTCATTGTTCTTGGCGAGGCCGGGATGGGCGTAGGTGCCTTGTTTGACCCAGCAGGCCATCATGCTGGTCAGTGCGAGACTGGATGGGATGGGGAGACCCTCAAAGTATTTTGATTTGCCCGAGGGATCAGATGGGATGAGTGCGACGGTGGCGTTGAACCTGGCGAGGCGGGCGAGGCCGCAGGAaacgaagaggaggagggcgaAGAGGTCGAGCGGGGTGCGGAGGCCGAGTGTGAATGCGAGTACGGCGGGTGCGACGCCGAACGATACGAGGTCTGCCAAAGAGTCCATCTCCTGGCCGAGCATGGAGCCGCCACCCATCCATCGTGCGACCTTGCCGTCGAGTGCGTCGAAACCGAAGCCGAGGACGGGGAGGAGGTGGGCAAAGTAGAGTGTGCGGATGGCCGCGGTGGAGGGCGGGCCGGGGATGTTGgcggagaggatgatgtaGCGCGCGGAGGAAAGGATGGAGAGTGTGCCGCACACGCCGTTCATGATCGTGATCAGGTCCGCCAGGCGAAAGTTGCTGCGGGCCGGTGGTGTGTCAGCTCTAGCGTGGCGTGCGCACGGACTTACCGGACGAGGGAAAAGTGGCCGTGGTCATCGCGGTACTGGTGGAGTTCCCGCTGCTTCTTGCGTTGCTGGGGTGTCATCGGGGGGGGCATCGGGTGGGAGTAATTTCGGGTGGGATTGAGTGCAAACACAAGTCGTCCTGTAGCCAAGACGTCACTTTTATCCCATCTTCACACCCTTACGTAATAATCGCGTCGATGGGTGTTTACGTTTTCCGCGCAAAACAAGACAAACAGATACACATTCCTCACCACCGGCGCCATGTCTGCCTACCTGGACGAGCAGACACCGCATCTACGGCATCTGCACGCACAGCTATCCCTCCATCCCACAGCGCTCGAGCAAGATCTACACAGGATCGAAGCAGCCATCAAGGCCGTCATCACAAGTATCGTCCGCGAACGCGAAGCGCAGGTCGATCAGCTGAAAGACGATATCGCAGCGACAAAGAGCGACTTGGCAGCGCTCCAGAGGGCTGTAGGTGATCGGAGAGATTGGGATCcggagagagaaaaggaaggggaagaggaggaaacGTTGCCGGGCCAGCTGGAACGGCTGAATGACCAGGTAGTGGAATTGAAAAAAGTGGGTGCAAGCACGGCGACAAGAGCTGATAGATGATAAAAGGTATACGACGAAAGATTAGTGCATATTAGACAACAGCAATCCACACTGGATAGATTATCGACGCTTCTCGGCCCGCCGTGGCAGCCTATGAAACCGCTGGAAGTGATTGCCTCCACTTCGCGGTCGATGGCAAATTGTTCTTTGGGCGATCCGTCGCTGGGAATCGATGGAAAGCGGACCTTGTCCAGTTCGACACAGACCATCGCCCAGGCTATCGCCCTCGGTCACGCGAATGGTAAAAACGGAGGAGAGTGGTACGACGTGAGGGAGAGTGTGGTGGAAGAAATTGATGAAGCTGTGAAATTGGCCTTGGCAGAACGTGTACGTCCCATCCGCTGGACCTGACAATCTGCTTTTGATAACACGTTACTCGGCAGGGTGCCCGACGGCGCACACTCTGCCAATCGCTTTTCACGCTCACATGGCTCCATTCCGAACTCGCTCTCCCCCCAATCCCCACATCGTCCCCACATAATTTCCCGCCCCACCTCTTACCGCTTTAttcggaagaagaacagcCGGGTCTTTACGCTTCGTACGAACGTCTTCTCCATACGATCATCACCCTCAACCCTCTCCCGCCAATGGATGATGGTAACGAAGAATGGCCAGTGGTAGACGATTTACACGGGTTCACAAACACGGAGCCAGAGATACCGCTGATCGAGTGGGTAGAGGAGACGATGGAGCTTTGGACAGCTGAAAAAGAGGTACATGAGGCGAGGATACAAGAGTTGTATAATTTGGTGGAACCCTTATGGACGAAATTGGGGATAGAGCAGGAGACAATGGATTGTTTTGTAGAGATGAATAGAGGGAGTGGGGAAGCGACCATCAAAGCTGTAcgtcttttttttttttttttttttttttttttttttttttttggcaGGGGCTAACATTGGCCGAATGGTAGTATGAAGCAGAATACGAACGGCTCCTCGAATTGCGCCGCGCCtctctctcatccttcatcctctccacccgCTCTACCATCGCCGCACTCCAAACAGCCCTCCTCATGTCCCCCCGCTCGCAATCGACGTCGTTCCCCGCGATGCACGATGAGCAATATACAGAAGATTTATTACACGTGCatgaaaaagaaatcgagcggctggaagaagaagtggagaGTAAGAAGAATATCTTGCCGAAAGTGCGGGAATGGTTCAGGTTGGTgcaagatgaagaagagttggagCGGAATGAAAAGGATCCAAACCGGTTTTCGCGGAGGGGCGGAGCCATGTTGCGGGAAGAGAAATTGAGAAAGAGGGTGAATGTGTTGAAACCCAAGATTGAGATGGATCTCTTGTCGTTGTTACCGAcatgggaggaagagaatgggaGGCCGTTTATCGTTTCGGGGCGGAGGGTGGTGGATCGGATACATGATGCgatggaggagaaggagttgGTCAAGGAAGCGAAAAAGGTGAGTCCGTTTTTATGTGTGCTACATGCTTATTTACATTCTACGGATTAGCGTGCGAAACAAGGACTTTtgcctcttcatcctgCCCCAGGCGGTCCCCCGCACACACTCGCTCCCTCCAAAACCATCCGCGCCACCCCTTCCCAtccctcctcgtcctcttcacGATCTACCCGTCCGACAACAGCCGTTACCGCCGGCACAGGGAATCTCTACTCGAAATCATCGACCGCGCTTAGCTCGACAAGTGCAGCAATCGGTACAGGCACGACGAGGTTGGGTAAGAGGCCGATCGGCGCCCTGGCTTCGTCTTCGGCCGCAGGACCAGGGCCGACCCCGATGATGGGGAATAAACGCGCGAAAATGGCTGGTATCGGTTTGGGGTTGGGTACAGCGGGTGGTGGTATAGGAACTGGGgtgggaggagggagaagtGTATCGTCTCGCAGCGCAGTGATGCGGGGTGGAGTGCCCAGAGGAGGGGCGGGCTTAGGCGGGAGTCCGACACCGCGACATCAACGAGATTTTGTCAACTATAGTCAAGGACAACAACGTTCAGTTTCCTATTCATCCGGTATTCCATCCCACTCGGCTGCTTATCCTCCATCACATACGAGGTTAACAACAACGACGGGTGCAGGTGGTGTGAAAACGCTGGCGCCAGCGCCGAAACGTGGTTATAACCCTCTGGGTGGGGAGGGAGAGGTGAGAAGAGCGCCGAGAAAGAGTTTCAAGCCTCGTTCGAGTATGGCGGCTGTTGGTCGCACTGGTATAGAAAGTGGAGTGAACGGTaatgggaatgggaatgggaacGGTGGAGGGTTAGGACTCGGGATAGAAGGTTTGGGAGGCTGGAGAGAAGGGTTGGAAgggaatgatgatgggttAGAAGTgcaggatgatgatgtgtTTTGAGCTCGTTACGAGTACAAGTTGCGAGTGGTGAAAACAAACGGACCGTCTcaactttttccttcattAATACTTTTctatcctcttcttcttacaAAGATACTCATACTTTTGCCTTGATTTCACGTAAaattcttcatctttttgtCATTTGGTTGCGACTCACAACACAATCTTGAACTTGTCTTTTTATTTCGGGTTAATAGTTATCTTTCATGTTCTGTACTGTAAATCATGTAGCTCCTTTCTGGCCCTGATCCAGTGATATAAATTTACATGTGCATGGTATAAACTACTTGTACAAAAGAAACTGGTTGAAAAGTTTCTATTACTTCTAGTTATCTATGAAAATACAAACACAAAAATGACTGACCAAAATCCTAATTGAAAGTTGTAAccaaaaccaaaaaaaaacgaAAGGAGTGACCAGCTATCGGCTCAGTGgcctttccctttcttcttcctcccgtCTCCCATCGCGAGTCTCGTATTCATCCTCACCGTCGCTCTCGGGGTCAACCACTACCCCTTCGTCCCCTTGCTTATTCTTCAGATACTCTTGCCATCCCAACATTGCAAATCCTACACAAACCATCCCCGCCCCCGCTACACTCCACAACGTTAATCCTTGCATACCTCCTTCCCCGCCGGAACCCAAACCCAGCCCGAAAAACTGGCCCAGCATCGCCAGAGGTATAGTCAACGACAACCCTACCGTGACTAAGGTCGGTGTCGTCTTGAGCATCGCCAGTACATACAGATAGTCTGAAGAAAGGGTGATGCAAAAGTTGGTGAGGCAGATGAACCAGGCAGAAGTGGTAGGTGGGAGGGAAAAGCGTTCAAGGCCGGTGTAATGGAGTATAgggaagatggggatgaGGAAAATGGTGTTGAACAGGCCTGCGAAACTGTGGGGAGTGGGAGATTAGCGGGGAAGTCAAGCAAGTAAATCGAGTTTCGTGCGGTGAGCTCAGTGGAGCAAATGGGAATTGGTGCGGTAAACGGAAAGGAGACTTACCCAAGCATCAACTGCATATCCGCCCTCTCCTCATCTACTACCCTCACTTTCAAAAGGATGACGTATACAGCGTAAAAGGCTGCTGATGTTAAAGCTAACGCGTCGCCAAAAATCGGGTGCGACGATACTGAGGACAGGGATGTgagggtggaggaagaggttgaagaagagagggagtCGGAGTGGGTTACAAGGAGCACGCCAAAAAAGCTACAGGGCAAAGGGGAAAGAGTGTTAGTGCTGCTGCTCTGACGCAGTACGTGGCGCGacgggaagaggaaaagaggagaagaggacaagaggacaagaggacaagaggacaagaggacaagaggagaagaggagaagagcGGGGAATGGTGGATAAACGGGACAACGTACCTGGCGATGACAGCGATCAACTTGGTCGATGTCAGACTTTCCACGCGACATATTCTCCCTAACGCTAGAGTGAAGAAGCCTATTTTCCGATGATCCATCCCCATCAGTCAGCCTCCAATATCCCCCGTATATTATACTTCATACCCTCCGTAAGGGAATATAGAAGAGTGGAAATGAGACTCACCACTGGTACTGCTCAAAATTGTCACACTAGCCACACTAGTCCACGCCAGACTCGCATTCACAGCCCAATTGGCGATAAACCAAACGATACTCCACCATGCTGCGATTTTTGCTGTTTCGCGGACGGTGAGGCGGGGGAGGTGGTGGATTGTGACGCCGTCCATTCGTTCTGTGCGTTCCGGGTCTTCTCGATGTGATGGATGGCCCAATTCGTCCAACTGTGAGGAATGAGGTGGGCGTGAATGATGGGATAGGTATGAAGAATGGGATGGATATGCGGCGTGTGAGGGATGTACATCGTCAGAACCGGAAGGGATAGGAAGGTACCCGCCCGGCGATAAAGTAGAATGATCGGTATCGCCTGGTCGGACACAGCCCTGTCCTAAAGCATGATGTCGAACGCCTTTACGCCGTTTCCATAATGTAGGTAACAGGTAGACAGTGAATGATGCCGTGTTAAAGTATGTTATTCTAAGTAGGACAGAAACAGGCGTGTATTAGTACATCTTCCGCTGTGGTTTACGGAGAGGCATGCTTCCATAGCAAGAAAAGACGTACAAAAATGGTTTGTTCCACGCGTCATCACCCGTCTCCAAACCGGCAGTGATGAAGTTTGACGCTGTCCACAACTATACATACCGTGCAAGCAGCACATCGTTCAGGAAACAGATCATACGattggagaaaagaggattTTTGACCCACGATAACGACACCAAGCAGAAGAGCGACGCCGACAAAATACCTGTTGAGGTTATATGCTGCCCAGATGCTTGACGCTGTGGGCATCTTAGGGAGGAGCTGGGCAGTCTCCATTTGGATATGGGTTTCGTAGAAATCTGTTTGATCACTTAGGATTTACAACGCGAGTACGGGAACTCGGAAATTATTATCGGAGTGGCTGTGTTACGTAAGATGACGGAGGATACGACTAAGCTGTGTTAACCTGCATTATATACGCGAGAGTGTATGTATGCATGCATGGTCCGTGGGATACCGGTGTTCGATACTCCTACCCACGTCTACATGCATACATTGCAACACAGCATAGACACCGCAGGAATGACCACCATTGCCCCTTGCTGCGGCTTCGAGTTGCAGTGAATGAAGAAAAGTTAGTGGATTTGGAGGACCCTATGTCCCTGCCTGCGAATACAAATAAGCATTTCCGTAATTCCCTATCTGTTTTCTCGCTCCCTGCTATATCTTGAACCGTGTACAACACAATACTTTTTACCTTGGATTGGAAACCAGTTGTAACACCACTCGAGTATTCGCTCTCATGGAATCCGAGAAGCCGCCGGTAACTTTACGCCGCAAGATCTCGGGTCGGCTGTTGATTCTCTGTAAGCATTTGCGTACTTGCTTTCAATCGCTCACACGTATTTACTTTTAGTTTCCATCTTTGTCACATTCGTTCTCACAGCTGTACTATACACATCCAGTGACTATATATCTGCAAGTCATAGCTTTCAGTATTGGGACGTAGGGCATTTTGCTGACCTTGGGATATATCTTTTGTTGGACACTTTCGAAACCCATTCTTCGCTCGATCCTACCACAAATCACAATAACAAAACGCTATCCAGATTATCACTCCAGAATTTTTCCCATTACTCGTCCACCCGTCCCACGaatttccatctccagaTCCCGAGATCAGCCAATCTAAACATCTAGGCGGATTATCAGGTTTTCAAGTGTTACAAAATGTATGGGTTCATAATGGTACGATCTGTACGTCAtattcttccttctgttcTCAAGACTACAATATATAGCTGACTCCCTACCCGTTTGCAGACCTATTTGCCCCCGATCGTTCCAAACTCCCCTCCAAAAGCCGAGCCGTAAGCGGAGAAACGCGCTGGGAAGTATTTACACACCCTTCTCACCAGTTGCTCGTCTCTGCGAGGGGTGCGTATATCCTTGAAGGTACTTCCAGTAAGTCTCAAATCTTACGTCTAAACTTTCAAGTCTCAGCCGGATCGCAAGTCTGAGGTCGAGATTACGGTTCacctctcttttctcccgTTCCGTACCGTCTTGTCTAGCTTTACTTAGCTTTGTCTTGCATGTCGCTAATTGATATTTGGGGCAACAGTCTTCATCAACGATGGTGCCAAAACCGATGAATGGCattatctctcttcctaCTACCACCTCGTATCCGAAACACTCCTTGGTGCTCTCTCGTCTCTCGCCTCTGTCCCTCTGCCCTCGTTTGGCTCCCCTGACTCCAGCGTGGCCCCGATAAGGACACATACGCAGAtcccaacaacaacagccCGAGGCACTGTCGTTCCCGCCCTACCCGAAAGAGTCGTGATACCATGGAAAGGCGCGGAAGGGTGGAGGGATGAAGCAGGGTGGGGAGACATGGTCTTGGGTGCTCTTTGGGGTGGTAGCGATGGCGAGCGACAGGGAGGTGAGGGGCAGAGGATTGCGGGGGTGATAGAGCCGGAAGACTGGAAGGTGCTGAGTAACCTTGAAAATAAACATAAGGGATGGATTTTCATGGAACGAGGTGTGTGCTTCCATCTCATTCTTCGCTCTCCATCCCAAGTTGCTCTTTCTTGCGAAAGAGACTACAGCTAATGTGGTGAAAAGCAATAATAGTGGACCGTTGGGCATCTCACCGGCACAACTCACTTTCTCTCGCACTGAACAAGATGGCAGCCTCGGTGTTTGTGATGCCAAAACCGGTTTTTTGGTGGATGGAGGCGAGACGAAAGCTTTTAGATGGTCTTGCGTTTGAATTAGAGATaggggagagggaagtgCCAGGTGGGATGCTCTCattcccttcccctttctcCATGTCCTTGTCTACCACGAAaacaaaatcaaaatcaaaaggAATAACAAGAAGAACTAAAAGGACGACCCCAAAACTAGTCTACATCGTCGACCAATCTGCGGTAGCTGATCGAAAGCTGAGCGAGCAATCAGTGGTGGCGGTAGAGGCAGTATTGGGGGAGATGGAGGGGAAGGGTTTAATAGATGTCGTTCACCTTTGGGTTGGCAAATCAAGTAACGAACCGCAGAAGGGAAGGCATGGAAAGGGGGAGGACATGAAGCGGCAGATAAAAGAGATTATTGATGCGGATGTAAGtccctctcatccttctgTTCTTTACCCACCGGACAAAGAGGCAAACTTATGATGACGTTTGACCTTGTTAGATTATACTGTCTGTACATGGAGAGATGTTGACACATCAAGTATGGATGCCAGAAGGCGGAGTCGTTATCGAGGTATGTCCCAGTCTCAAACAATCCTGCGAGATtggagagaaagaaaaaaaagagaaggaagagaaaatgCTGACATGAGAGGGTGAATCAGCTATTTCCAAACGAGAGCTTCTTACCCGAACACCAGATTGTGGCAGACGTGCTTTCACACGAGTATATCCCCGTCGTGCGTGCTTGCTTCCCATCTTCTGTTCCTTGTTTCCCCCTTCTCATATATAGTAATTCACACGCTGAGATAAATCCGTTTTCCTCATATCCTCATCCTGCAAAACATGCCCACGAACTCTCACGAACCCCAAAATCCTCATCAAACATTCCCGCACTACTTCCACAACACCCATcttttccattctttccatccAATCACATCTACCTTGACCGGTTTCACAACCTTTTTCGAATTCATCTGAGAGCAGTGGTATGATAGGGCCCTTTcgagagaagaatgggacGCTTTACCTGCGCAGTATGGTCATGGCAAACTTTACGATGGAACGGAGATCACTGTGGGTTGttttttctcctttttccctttccgaTTTATTTCATCCTGCCTCACTCCTCAGACTTTCGTCAAAAGGAATAGGATGTACTGCTGATGCATAGTGAACTGGTGTAGGTGGATAAAGTATATATGAGGTTGTTGTTGGAGGATGCCGTAGGGCGGATGAGGTCGAAGTGAGGGAAGTGATAAAATATGATCGGTGTTGCcgaaaggaagaggtgcGATAATGACAGGAACTAGACATGACGAAACGACACACAACGCGCAATATACAAGGAAATCCGACTTATCATTGTATCGAACGCATCAAACAACTGGACGAAACGAGAAAACCAGGCAGAAGGGGATGAGTTTATTTGTTGTACGTACGTACGGTAATAATATCTCAACGAGATCTTACGCCATCTATCTATGGTATTGCTCGTATGATCGAGTTTATGTATAATCATCTTGGACTTTTTGCTAGGTTCAAATGCGATGTTTAAGAATCTACAACCATTATTGTCTAGAATAAGAATGGAGTCAGTTGCTAAGCCAAACCGCTTTCTGTTCGGCCAAATGCGGACAGATATCAAATCTATGCATCTTGTTTTCAGTATGGATCTATGATGCTCGGCAACTACTAAAAAACTCATCGAGCGAGACAGATAGATCACAAATGGTTACCATTATGATTTTTGAGAAGCCATCTTAGGTGATAAGCAGGGTAGGGACTGAATCAAGATCATATCGAAGTTAGATCGAGTTATGTATGCACTGCACTGCACATATTATCGATTTACGCAAACAGAGAATGAAGATAAAAATTGCAACACGTCACGAGTTTGTTGTTTATCACGATTACCAATTGCTTGCTCACGCATCATTCCGTCTCCTATATCCTCCAACTTCAACATCTCATTCATCTGCTTCTTTATAATTTACAATACAACGTAAGGATGGGCATCAAGGGCCTTCTACAATGGGTTAAGAAGACACAGTGAGTGTATGTCGTTTTAAATGGGTTGAGAGACGTTAGTAACTAATAGTGGCACGATCGCCAGTCCCGAGGTGATCAAGGCCTTTCCCAAACGATGGGCAGATCCAAAATTCCACGGTAAACGAGTTGCTATGTAAGCTATGACCTATCAGACTTTTATCCTTTCCCAGGCTAACTATCCACGTCTAGAGATGCGACGTTACTCACAAATCGGTTCCATTTTGCTTGTAGGGGAGGCCCTTTGGAGAGTTACGGCGAAGTGATAGCTTGGTACAAGTGCGTAATTATCGTGTCTTGCGCCTTAGAAACCGCTAAATTGCTATGCTAACCCATTTCGTTCCTAGTCTTGTGTCAGAGATGAGAGCCTACGGTGTCATTCCGGTGGCCGTATGGGACCAACGAGGCGTAAGAGAATGGAAATCTGCCGAGGTTCGTTTTACCCCATCTGTCTCATTTCCCCCTCGTCTGACAAGCCAAGACTTATCTTTCCCTTATATCAGGCTCGTCGTCGTCTCACCATCCGTGCCACCCACCTAGCTCGACGTAATCACGAATTCGCCCGCTCCGCTCGGGTACACCTCCTTCGCGAAGCCATTGTCGACTTTTTTCAACTCCCTTCCGAAGAACAAGATGCTGTGCGAGCTCATTGGAAAGCTACAAAATTTACCTTTGTGACTACAGGTCGGAAAGATGCTCTAGACGGGGATCGAATACCAGCGGGAGGGACGTTGACGCCGCCTGAAAATCCGAGGACGAAGGAAGTAGAGAGAGACGCGCTGAAGGGGTTGCAGGGAAATCAAGACGAGAAGCTCAAGGTCGTGCAGGGCGAAGACCGTGTTTTAGCTGCGGAAATCAATGAACATATGAAACGGAAAACCACAGCTGAGAAAATCGCTTCAAGCCTCACTGAGCGCGATACCGTCTCCATCAATCGCATAACCTCTACCATCGATACATTCTCCTATCTTGTCCAAGCCTACCGCGACGCTTATCGTACACCTGTTCCCACCTCCAGATCCAAATCGTCCACCTGCTTACCGGGATTCGATCCCTCACAAGACCTAACCCCGctcgaagaagaacttgaaCAATGGACGACCGCTAACCGGCAAGAGCTTGGCTTGGACGAATGGAAAAAGGGTGTAAAAAAGTTGGATGAGAAGCTGGAAGACCTCGTGCCACTTGAGAATTTTACGGAGACGCGAAGGCAGCTTGACTTGACTCGTGAGGAAGGCGAGATCATCAACCTCGTTTTATCGCCACCACTCCGATCCGACGATTACCCCACACCCccgccttctcctcccttccAAGTAACATCAAAACTCTCTCCCTCATCAGACGCGCTCCTTCGCCTTGACGCCCTCATCGCCACTCTCCCCTCCGTCCTTTCCATCTATAAACGCGCCCTCGACATCCCATCTCCGGCCGATCACTTCAACTGCCAGCATCTCCTCGACCTCCTTCGTGTTCCCGTCCTCCATGCACCCATCCCTTTTGAAGCGGAAGGTCTCGCGTCGTCTCTTTGTCTCTCTGGTCTAGCAGATTATGTTGGTACAGAGGACAGTGATGTGCTTGGATACAGCGCTAAGCTACTGCGAAACGTCTCCAGCTCGCGCAAACCGTTAGAGGTCgttgatggagaagatgtaAGGCAAGCGGTTGAACtagggaaagaagaatgggtGGATTGGGTAGTGTTGCTCGGTACAGATGCGTCGAATAATATACCCAAGATTGGGCCGGTAAACTCCCTTCGGTTTATAAAGGAATATCATTCCATCGAAAACATACTGGGAGCGAAACCGGAACTGGTCAATAGGCTGAATGCCCTGCACCCTGTGGGAGCACCACTAGGAGCAGAGGAGTGGATGAAAGGTGTAGAAGCTGGAAGGAAACTGTTTAAGGAGTTACCGCCGACTCCTACATCTGCTGAGTGGGAAGAGCTCTGGACCTGGGCCGGGATGACcgaagagaaggatgataACATTGTGCAACAATGGCTTGACGAAAAGTTTGGTGCCAAACTTGTAGAGCTGGAAGATGCGGATATCTACCCGCTGGAAGGCAGCGAAAATGAAGTTGGAGACGAGAGCGAAAGCGAGAATGAGAACGAAACTGATGTTGAAAGGTTATGATTACGGACCCTACCCTCTTCGATCTTTATGAGAGCATTACGACTTTGTAGATTTA
Proteins encoded in this region:
- a CDS encoding CDP-diacylglycerol-serine O-phosphatidyltransferase gives rise to the protein MPPPMTPQQRKKQRELHQYRDDHGHFSLVRNFRLADLITIMNGVCGTLSILSSARYIILSANIPGPPSTAAIRTLYFAHLLPVLGFGFDALDGKVARWMGGGSMLGQEMDSLADLVSFGVAPAVLAFTLGLRTPLDLFALLLFVSCGLARLARFNATVALIPSDPSGKSKYFEGLPIPSSLALTSMMACWVKQGTYAHPGLAKNNDVPFGVVTLWGEDGGSGQVHVVSALFALWGAMMVSKTLRIPKL